In Zingiber officinale cultivar Zhangliang chromosome 8B, Zo_v1.1, whole genome shotgun sequence, a single genomic region encodes these proteins:
- the LOC122016031 gene encoding folate synthesis bifunctional protein, mitochondrial-like isoform X2, which yields MEMFRHLHSLFRHGLIGFVHSNSQIGLDFRTSRSTDFCWKLCSNFHSSPECYVHSPEQEVVIALGSNVGDRVHNFNEALGMMKKSGISITRHGCLYESEPAYVTDQPFFLNSAIRGTTKLGPHDLLKVLKQIEKDLGRKDGIRYGPRPIDLDILFYGKYKIESEYLTVPHERIFERPFVVAPLLDLLGSSIDNDNVACWHSFSGQKDGLFESWEKQGGEPLIGSKGLKRVLPIGNSVWDWSRKTHVMGVINLTPDSFSDGGKYLELKAAVSQVRLLISEGADIIDIGAQSTRPNASRLSADEELQRLIPILDVVTKMPEMEGKLLSVDTFYSQVAFEAVNKGAHIVNDVSGGQLDPEILKVVGDLGVPYIVMHMRGDPLTMQSQENLQYHDVCGEVASELYGRLHEAELAGIPIWRIIIDPGIGFSKDTQQNLNIITGLPSIRRELRKKSLAASHLPILFGPSRKGFLGEICNRKNPIERDPATIAAVTAGVLGGANIVRVHNVGYCLDAAKVCDALLGQQS from the coding sequence GATTGGACTTTAGAACCTCGAGATCCACCGACTTTTGCTGGAAGCTATGTTCCAATTTCCATTCTTCTCCAGAATGTTATGTTCATTCTCCAGAACAAGAAGTAGTGATTGCTCTAGGAAGCAATGTCGGCGACAGAGTCCACAATTTCAATGAGGCCCTGGGAATGATGAAGAAATCGGGCATAAGTATTACAAGACATGGGTGTTTATATGAGTCGGAGCCTGCTTATGTGACTGACCAGCCATTTTTTCTGAATTCTGCTATTAGAGGTACAACCAAGCTTGGACCTCATGACTTGTTGAAAGTTCTTAAACAGATCGAGAAAGATTTGGGACGGAAAGATGGAATACGGTATGGTCCGAGGCCAATCGACTTAGACATTCTTTTCTACGGGAAATACAAAATTGAGTCTGAGTACCTTACAGTGCCACATGAGCGAATATTTGAAAGGCCTTTTGTTGTGGCTCCTCTTCTCGACCTATTAGGATCATCTATCGACAATGATAACGTGGCATGTTGGCATTCTTTCTCAGGACAAAAGGATGGACTATTTGAATCATGGGAAAAACAAGGTGGTGAACCATTGATCGGTAGCAAAGGATTGAAAAGGGTTTTGCCAATTGGAAATTCGGTATGGGATTGGTCAAGGAAAACACACGTGATGGGTGTTATAAATTTGACGCCTGATAGTTTTAGCGACGGAGGAAAGTATCTAGAGCTCAAAGCTGCAGTTTCACAGGTCAGGTTGTTAATCTCAGAAGGGGCAGATATTATTGATATCGGAGCTCAATCTACACGTCCTAATGCAAGTCGGCTTTCTGCCGATGAAGAACTTCAGAGGCTTATCCCGATATTAGATGTAGTTACTAAAATGCCCGAGATGGAAGGGAAGCTATTATCGGTGGATACCTTCTATTCTCAAGTTGCATTCGAAGCAGTAAataaaggagcccatattgtcaATGATGTCTCCGGCGGACAACTCGATCCTGAAATTCTCAAGGTAGTAGGAGATCTTGGGGTTCCTTATATTGTTATGCATATGAGAGGCGATCCATTAACCATGCAAAGTCAGGAAAATTTACAGTATCATGATGTTTGTGGGGAAGTTGCTTCCGAACTATACGGTCGGCTGCATGAAGCAGAATTGGCAGGTATTCCGATATGGAGAATCATAATAGACCCGGGCATTGGCTTCTCGAAGGATACACAGcaaaacttaaacataatcacAGGTCTTCCTTCGATCCGGAGAGAACTCAGAAAGAAAAGTTTGGCCGCTTCACATTTGCCGATCTTGTTTGGACCATCTAGAAAAGGATTTTTAGGCGAGATATGCAACCGTAAGAATCCCATCGAGAGAGATCCTGCTACCATTGCTGCTGTAACAGCAGGAGTTTTGGGAGGCGCAAATATAGTCAGAGTGCATAACGTCGGCTATTGTTTGGATGCTGCAAAGGTCTGTGATGCATTGCTTGGACAACAAAGTTAA
- the LOC122016031 gene encoding folate synthesis bifunctional protein, mitochondrial-like isoform X3 encodes MFRHLHSLFRHRLIGFVHSNSQIGLDFRTSRSTDFCWKLCSNFHSSPECYVHSPEQEVVIALGSNVGDRVHNFNEALGMMKKSGISITRHGCLYESEPAYVTDQPFFLNSAIRGTTKLGPHDLLKVLKQIEKDLGRKDGIRYGPRPIDLDILFYGKYKIESEYLTVPHERIFERPFVVAPLLDLLGSSIDNDNVACWHSFSGQKDGLFESWEKQGGEPLIGSKGLKRVLPIGNSVWDWSRKTHVMGVINLTPDSFSDGGKYLELKAAVSQVRLLISEGADIIDIGAQSTRPNASRLSADEELQRLIPILDVVTKMPEMEGKLLSVDTFYSQVAFEAVNKGAHIVNDVSGGQLDPEILKVVGDLGVPYIVMHMRGDPLTMQSQENLQYHDVCGEVASELYGRLHEAELAGIPIWRIIIDPGIGFSKDTQQNLNIITGLPSIRRELRKKSLAASHLPILFGPSRKGFLGEICNRKNPIERDPATIAAVTAGVLGGANIVRVHNVGYCLDAAKVCDALLGQQS; translated from the exons ATGTTTAGGCATTTGCATTCTCTCTTCAGGCATCGGCTCATAGGCTTTGTCCATTCAAATAGTCAGATAG GATTGGACTTTAGAACCTCGAGATCCACCGACTTTTGCTGGAAGCTATGTTCCAATTTCCATTCTTCTCCAGAATGTTATGTTCATTCTCCAGAACAAGAAGTAGTGATTGCTCTAGGAAGCAATGTCGGCGACAGAGTCCACAATTTCAATGAGGCCCTGGGAATGATGAAGAAATCGGGCATAAGTATTACAAGACATGGGTGTTTATATGAGTCGGAGCCTGCTTATGTGACTGACCAGCCATTTTTTCTGAATTCTGCTATTAGAGGTACAACCAAGCTTGGACCTCATGACTTGTTGAAAGTTCTTAAACAGATCGAGAAAGATTTGGGACGGAAAGATGGAATACGGTATGGTCCGAGGCCAATCGACTTAGACATTCTTTTCTACGGGAAATACAAAATTGAGTCTGAGTACCTTACAGTGCCACATGAGCGAATATTTGAAAGGCCTTTTGTTGTGGCTCCTCTTCTCGACCTATTAGGATCATCTATCGACAATGATAACGTGGCATGTTGGCATTCTTTCTCAGGACAAAAGGATGGACTATTTGAATCATGGGAAAAACAAGGTGGTGAACCATTGATCGGTAGCAAAGGATTGAAAAGGGTTTTGCCAATTGGAAATTCGGTATGGGATTGGTCAAGGAAAACACACGTGATGGGTGTTATAAATTTGACGCCTGATAGTTTTAGCGACGGAGGAAAGTATCTAGAGCTCAAAGCTGCAGTTTCACAGGTCAGGTTGTTAATCTCAGAAGGGGCAGATATTATTGATATCGGAGCTCAATCTACACGTCCTAATGCAAGTCGGCTTTCTGCCGATGAAGAACTTCAGAGGCTTATCCCGATATTAGATGTAGTTACTAAAATGCCCGAGATGGAAGGGAAGCTATTATCGGTGGATACCTTCTATTCTCAAGTTGCATTCGAAGCAGTAAataaaggagcccatattgtcaATGATGTCTCCGGCGGACAACTCGATCCTGAAATTCTCAAGGTAGTAGGAGATCTTGGGGTTCCTTATATTGTTATGCATATGAGAGGCGATCCATTAACCATGCAAAGTCAGGAAAATTTACAGTATCATGATGTTTGTGGGGAAGTTGCTTCCGAACTATACGGTCGGCTGCATGAAGCAGAATTGGCAGGTATTCCGATATGGAGAATCATAATAGACCCGGGCATTGGCTTCTCGAAGGATACACAGcaaaacttaaacataatcacAGGTCTTCCTTCGATCCGGAGAGAACTCAGAAAGAAAAGTTTGGCCGCTTCACATTTGCCGATCTTGTTTGGACCATCTAGAAAAGGATTTTTAGGCGAGATATGCAACCGTAAGAATCCCATCGAGAGAGATCCTGCTACCATTGCTGCTGTAACAGCAGGAGTTTTGGGAGGCGCAAATATAGTCAGAGTGCATAACGTCGGCTATTGTTTGGATGCTGCAAAGGTCTGTGATGCATTGCTTGGACAACAAAGTTAA